A segment of the Solanum lycopersicum chromosome 9, SLM_r2.1 genome:
AGATAATCTTCTCATTTTatcattaatgaaataatttataaatatataaatatgtgtgTCTAGCACactaatagtatttttttttctttggtatACTATATTTTCAGACAAATACTGTCACATAAATTAGAATAGAGAGTATAATATTATCGATGTTAtccaatagaaaaaaaaagagagaatagAGAAGGGGGCAGAATAGTAAATTACTAATTAGAAGGTTAGTTGTACAAAACCCTAGTTAGCTAAAATCTAGACCTCAATGATCCTAATTGAGAAAACTTTCTAAAATTGGTTGCTTCCACCTAACAAAATACAAATGTTAATGTCTCTATATAAATATCTATGCTTAGCTTCAAGTTCAAGCTTCCAAACTTTAGAACTCATCTTATGGTAATTAACATTCTTTGATTAACACGAAAAATTATACTGTGTAGATAGatcaaaacatttttttaacacGAAAAATTATACTGTGTAGATAGatcaaaacatttttttaatcacaTGTATGTACTATATATATTGTGAATCCTTTTGACACTATATACATGTgtacattttaaatatttgatatattgcccttcataaaatcttgattTTGGTAGTGTTTTGGTTTTGATTATAGAATACCATAATCATATCTTTATCAAACAAGAACAAATAGAAGATTAatacaaataatgaaattaagtTTAAGCAATTAAGGGAGAGGGTTTACCCTGTACGCACCCAAAAAGTAGCAGCTGCGACTTTTCATTGTCAACGaacaagaaaataatcaagaaaataaaacacaagTAGTTGCTTCCTTTGAACCAAAACCCTTTACAAGCAATAAAAGAACATTGAAATTAACACacacataattataatttacatatatattttacttatcTAAGTTCAACATTATGTTAAACTCATGTTGCTTGTAGAAATAGCAAATTATTAGGTATAATTCCACAAGTTTTGGTAGGTAATAGTAGtttgatcatcatcatcatgcaTATAAAACCTTGGTGGACTAAGTAACATCCCTTCAGCCATATTAACAAGAACATTTGGcatatcaaatatcaaatccTCATCcataaactcaaaattttgaatttccacATTCTCCAGTTTACCCTTTTCATTAATTACTACCTCCCTATGCACCGCAGCCGCGGCTAACAACGCGTCCCCGGCTGCCCCAATAGCTGCAGCCGCCCTGGCTGCAGCTGTCTGGATGTCACGAGCAGAGCTCGTGGCAGGAACAGGAAAAGAGGCAGCCGAGTTCGGGAAGTTAAGATCCGCCTCGGGACCTTTTAGGGCTATGGCTGCCACGTCATACGCGATGGCGGCCATTTCGGGTGTCGGAAACGTCCCGAGCCAAATCCTATTAGGGGATTTTGGCTCGCGAATTTCTGACACCCATTTTCCACTACTTTTTCTTCTCCTTATTCCTCGGTAAACGGGGTGACGCCCTGAATAAGATTTATTATTGGGGGCAGTTCTAGAGTTGTTACTGCCCCCGATAATAATGTTCTTTCCACCATAAGTAGTAGTTgtcatttataaatatatataaaagatttgCTTGAGTATAATTAGGGTAAGGTTCTTGGAAATTAGGGTTAAGATTATTGAAATGGATTAAGGAAGCCATTTATGGAAAGGGAAAATTTTGTGGAATAGAGATGAAAATTGAAACCAGTTATTGATGAACTTGCAAGTGAGTGTGTTTTGTGTGAAGGATTTTGGGTGTAAGGCAAAAAGGTGATGGACTTGTGAGTTGGATACTTAAGTGTTGGAGAATAATTACCTTTTTATACATTTAGAATTAGGTTTAATAGTACTATTATCTTCTTGTTGTTTTGATGATTAAGATAGTTATATTTGTGAACCAGCATGTAGACATCTCAACTTGGTCTCGATTactatgaaatttattaatattgtgTTTCGTGGACATTTGACGCTGACGTGTCAAAAAACATTATTGATATCTCGATGATCATTTTGTAAGTTGAAATACTGTCCAATTGATGTGCATactcaaaattgaaatatttttattatcagTTGAGACCAGGTTaaatctatatatttatattatgtgtaaatataaattatagtaaGTTTAAATATCATGTAAAATAGTATGCAAGAAGCCAtctttttatgtaaattttccTATCCAAAGGATAATCTCTATAGTGAAATTACAAGTAAAACTTATAATGATTATTTCTTGTGAATTTATTTTAGTGCTTAAGCTAAAATGCTCTATACACTTGCTGTAAAACTTATAGATTTCAAGTGTCTTTCGATAGTGACTGCACCTTGGTCTAGTTTGATGTATAGTTCGATAAACAAAGCATTTCGTATTTGTATAAAAGGCTCGGGAAATGGTTGTATGCGATGCATTGTCACGTAGACAATCTATTGTATGCAAAGCATTAATGACGATTTTCATAATTCGAACTCATGACTTTTATATTGTCACACGTAAAATTATTTTGTCGTTGCTATAAAATTCCCATTTTCTCTATATAGTTAAGTAATTTCTACAAATAGTAAAAAAGATTACACCTAAAGAATAAatacatcatataatataaaaagatgactagaaaataaattagaaaactaAAAGACTAGAAACGTTGGAATACTTcgtaaaaaattactttcttGCTACCCTCTTTtcttaggaaaaaaattatcgtATCGACTGTTTAATTCAAACTACATCAATTTATgtgtttaataaattaaaagtatttactaattatttatgATAAGTAAGAGACATATTTATACAAACACGTGTTATACGtatatcaatttaatataaatactcgatacatataaatttttactttaagAGGAAAAGCCTTCCCCCACTAACCCTAATTTTCAGCTTTTTAACACCTTGAAGGGAACacccaaaataaaaagatttgatAATGTATGGAAAGTAAAAATGTATGGGCTTTGAATCTTAATCTTTCTAAACAGTAACACAAGTTCATAATAAAATCTTTGTTctctatgtaattttttaaaaaaaagtagacCGTTTACTTTTCTCGTTCGATGTACGATacttattttaaagtaatgATTAATTTGAATCCGTGTCGTATACAACTCAGTATTGATTCTCAACTCATGTGTATATTGAGCTATGTATTGTATAACTGCAAATTGGGCCTCATGTTATATATATTAGCCCATACTAGATGGACATAAGAGAGGAAGATAATAAAGCCCAATAACAATGGGCTCATAATGGTTCCCTTATCTCATTACCCGTTAACAAGTGACTTTGTTAGGAAACGTTTTACTGACATAAAAAAATGCgagatttttttgatatatttttgaatttagtCGGACCACAATATGAAAATAGAACACTCAATGGAAATTCATgcttaattatttctaaatttgttTAATCAAACATACATTTTTCAACtagttgttgggatttatagtaCTTCTCTAATTTATTTTAGGGGAAAGGGTTCGAAATATATCCCAATTTTAACTGAAACTGCTGTAACAATTTCAAACTTTTGGCAGAACCTATTTTCCGCTGCGCTATTCAgtagtgtattttaaaaatatgtaagtGTCCACgtggacatcataaatattgaatcattaaaaatagtatatatttttaaaatacactataaatatataatgcGGGGAGGTCTATCCCAAAGGTTGGGATAATTACAACAATTCCTGCCAaagtttgaatatatttcagacttttttctttttattttatgtgaacaTGATATTATTCGGAagttaaacatttttttttcatgatttattttattaaaataaaatattgaattttgtacCATACAAAGGATTTGTAGTACTTTTTGTATGGttttaaatatacaaattttattttaaatattaaaaaatctacCTTCAAATGCATAGTAAAAGTATATTTTCTGAATCTCATATTCTGAATACCTTTCGTGTATTTTGAgatggagaaaatattattcaatatgcaagattaaagaatttaattttaaaattaatcccTCATTAAAGTatgaatatatatcatttacttacttcagaaaaaaatatagatatctatatcttgtatttgtataaatgatAAATGTGTTTCATTTATTGTTTTGGTGAAAGTATCAAATTcgagtaaatatttaattagctttaatcacaaatttcaaaattttatctccaaatatttatttagataCATATTCTAGATTATCTATTAAAAATAcgtcattaaaaaaaatccaagtttcaaaaagttataaaaaaaaaaacacaaatactTAGCCAAATTCTTAACCATCGCTTGATCGACACGTGTCAAGTTAGCCCGcgttttatttattcaaatctcagaattttcaactaaaaggtgattatttattcataatttagaaaaagttaataataattttcttaagtataatgattatacttatttttctttttcttaggGTTGACAACTCACTCCCATATAATGataaaacaactttttaaaatacaacCATTAATGATTCACCAAGAATGTTTTTTATAGGTATTGGATTGGTTATTTATCTCTTAAATAGAACTGATCGTTGTTTTGCGATAAAAGTTATTTACAATTGATTTTATATTGTTCGTCATTAATTTATCACTAAATctaatatgatgtttttatgataattcttcactattttatttttattgttaacataaatataaaattgactaatgaatttttgttgtttagcGATAGAagttatgtatatttaattttttttaatcatatacttTTCTAGCCAATAATCATTTTTTCCAACTTAACTAGCAAACATTCTTCTCACACTCTATAGTGCAACAATTAAGTTTTCTACAAAGAAAAATTATCGAAAGGGCACTTCTCACTTAATTAGTACTAATTACTATTTAATGATAATGACCTCTATGTTATTTTGGCAATAATTTTCTTAGCCTTTTTGaagaaataaatgagaaaataataaGCATCATTTTCAATTTATGGGGCCTTTAATCGATCATGCTAATTATATATTCCATGTGGGGTCCTAAAAAATTATCTTGATAAACTCAAAATTATTCATAGGTTGATCTATCCTATCAATTTAATTGGATTGAAATACATATTTCTTTCGAATCTTGATAGTAAAATTATTGTCATGTGATCAAGAGGTCACAACTTttaacatatacaaaaatataagataaaattgtactttataaactcttataatttgatcatttttaaatctcatatataataaaagtttagtatatcaaaattttgattttcaaatattacaCACTTAACGATGATTAATGATTCAGATGAATTTGGACTTTCGTATGATCACTTGTCGTACAATAtcttatgataatatatattcatatgtgTAAAATAATTGGTTGAAGTAAAACTATTGGCAATGgagtattaattaatattttctctttgttccAATATTTCccaatcattatttttatattcaaatagGAAAAAGGGGTCTTGAACCATTATCAATGTTTTATTACTCTTTATTTCTAAATGACACACTATCTATGatctaatattatttatttgtataataatcatTGGTGAAatattgttgattgtcgttaattttatttaatgatgaaTTGCAAAAGAAATCATCCtatcaattataaaatatttagtgaTAAATTAACGATGAATGACAATAACTTATTTATAGAGCTTTTAAATATATAGATATGTCAATTTTTATTGAGCAAATAAATGAAAGTGTGTTTAATTATAATCCTAAATGAATGGAAACCTAGTATGTATTGGACGTacgtaaaattaaatttaatcagATTTTAGTGGAGATATCAATTACGGTAATTGAAAGGTCTTAGGAGAAGTCAAGTGGTATCAATTGCAAGTTAGTCTCTCtaatatagataaaaaaaaatttaattaaaatttttggtaGGTCCCACAATTATGCAACTCAATTTAATTATTGTACCAAAATTGtaccctctttttttttcaaaattatttcgTCTTTTAGAAGaggaaattaaattattttccatCATACTTTGGTTGTCTTTTCTAGGAGAAAACCATAGGGAGtaactattaaaaaaacaagattaagtaatatataaataaataaagagacattatttttaatcaaatagaCTAAAAATAATACGGTAAGACTAGGGGTGTCAAATGGATGGGTTGGGTTGAAATTGAAAATCTTATAGGTTGAATAGAAATTGGGTTGGGTCTTGATCCGCCCAACTTTACTTTGGGCTCAAATGGGCTAAAAAAAGGAGTTGGATCTTGACCCGCCAATTTGAGCCAATTaatctaaaaaatttaacatattgatatttaatttttataatcacaatttgaatttctgctcaagaattttttgttaaaaagtaacaaatagatagataaatcctaaaagaggttaaacaaataataattcataccttcaatatagaaacatatattaataaaaagttttaaaccGAGTAGAAACTGAAGATTGAACTCAATTTAAATTATCTTAAGTCCAACCCTTGAAATTCCGAATGGATTAGACGACTTACCTATGTTTGGATTCATTTTTTACATCCCCACACAAAggcaaacaaattaaaattaaaattaaattatattaattaataacatattAATAGTTTAtcttaatatgaatattattatttatttttcagacTCGAACTCATGACTTATAAATTACACGACGAAAGAACATGTAAAAGAACTAAAATATGTAGaagaaattatatatgtaaggtttaaaaatattgaaactcagaaaaaaaattgaataaatacaGAGAGGTCAGAGCAAGGGCAAGTCAAAATTGTACAAATAGCAAATAAATGGGAGATTATGATcagagccatgcatgccatgcAGAAGAAGAAACACACATGAGGGTGCGTTAAATCAGAAATTtcgttaaaaatatttaaatttaatttataaatataaaaaaaataaacttattaacgtatatatataatgtaatacgATTTTTCATCTAAAGGTTTTCACTATCATTTACTATATATGGGCTCATTCAGGACAGGTTTAGAGATATTGTTACTACTTATAATTTATGTGTACATAATTAAAATCTTTCTTTTAAGATCTTGTAAATATGAAAGAAATCTAATTAATTTCTATAAGcacatataattttgaatttaattattattttaatgatattaaatttagaattattataaaaattaataaaatttaaattttgaatctgtTTTTCGACAAGCTAGAGGGAGTAGGAGGAACAGATGGCACCTGAGATCTAGCAAACATGTATTATATATTGGCCACTCAAActctactactactactactctTTGTAGCTCTATAGCTAAGatttaacttttttctttcgctatttatttttgagattcgatttattttgtataaagaaatttattttaaagtatacATCACTTCTTAAAAAGGTAATTTCATTTTCATATCTTGAATTCAGAATATCTGATTAACAAAGAGagaatatttatcattttatcacatGTCGTTGGATAACTAATACtattaaaaaatgtataaaaatcgAATTCAAAATATCTGATTAACAAGGAGagaatatttatcattttatcacataccGTCGTATAACTAATTCTACTAAAAAATGTGTCAAAACCGATGAACAGGGTTGGTTTCGTAAGTAAAAAGCAacatcatatcaaattttggtgcctTAATTTCAAAAAAACGATTGACAATCAATCCTGTCCATCGattttttgaataagaaaaaaaatccacGGATTGAATTATTTGAACTGATCCTATccgttgattttttttctccatgagtttttgcattatttttgGTAATGTAATAGGTTCTATGACTATATACATACTTTCTCTGTCCAATGACTtacatttctttttagtttattaaaaaaaatgacatatttctatatttaacGACATACAATTTAACTGTAAACTTCAAACTTATCCTTGATGAAAAATGATTTCTAGCCACAAAAACGTCtatgacttatttttaaatcaataatttcaaaagtcatttttttaaacttcataCTACGTTAAACTAACTCGTATAAATTGAAACGAAGATGTAACACTCTGCAAAACTGACTGACTATCAATGCTAGCTAGATGTGTCATGTTTGTGTATTATTACAACATTTACTATGTGCATGGATGTAACGCTTTGTCTTCAATTACAAGCTATCAGTATTATTTCACTatttagtgtgtgtgtgtgtatgtgtaatGTGTTGTGTTATCTTCTCATCTCTGAGCAAACACACACTcatatgtaattttttgtttctctaGAGGAGGCATTAGGTCACTACTCACCTGCATACCTATAATAGGCatcaaatttcttatttttatcaacttaggatattatttttatcaacttGGCTAACTTCTAGAAATTGATAAAGGGTAAAATGGGGAATATTAAGttgattatttcaaaattataaatcgTGTCATTCTTGTTTAAACagattaaaaagaattaaaacgGAGTGATTGTATGTATAAACCTATGATAGTAAATGCAAACTTGCTAATGTCAAGGTAGAACAATATTTTCAAGGAGGTCGATAAGCAGTGGCGTAGGAATTTTAAATAAGGGGGTTCAAAATCTGTAGAAATAGATTCACAAACTAGTCAAAATTGGTTCAACATTTACtacatatacattaaaaatttattttaaccataaataaataatataaattttcaccGAAAAGGATTCGGATGAACCGCCTTATACTAAGGTGGCTCCGACCCTATCAATGAGGTTGCAAACCATCTTGCTAAGTTGGCTAAGAACCGTCGAAATGAGAAGGcaatcttttttaaatttcaagattcaaacaattaattctttttttatcgTAAACtttgacttttaaaatttaaatcgtATAGTATACAATGGAATAGTcctttttaactatttttgttGGTACTATAcaactggaaaaaaaaagatgtagagGTAGCTGGAATTTTAATAAGAGTAGTAATTAATCAATTGATATGGAAAAATGGGGGCAGTTTAATTTGGGTTTTTCTTCTATGTGTTTGACATTTTGTAGGGCCAATTTTTACTGTTTTACTATAGTTTATCtcttactttttaattttgtttggatGTGTAGTGGTCCATGGACCTATATGCCTACCATTTTCGAGATCGGAAATAGAATATAACTTAcgagtttataaaaaaaagttaacttGATATATGTATCTGAAAcgtttatttaaataatttaattcaaatcaTTGATTTTGTACCTTTATAATCGAAAAAATCGTGATAAGATATTAactataaaagaataaattaacgAGGTAAGATAACTTTATTGTTATGCTACAAAAGATCAGGTGTTAATATAATTTATCGATGAATTATCAAAAATCATATTACAGTCTAACACCAAATAGTAAAGAGGAGGTTGCCCTACTAAGCCTTATATCTCGAGctttgaaattatataaattctttttgttttatacCGTTAAAAATtcagaat
Coding sequences within it:
- the LOC101262848 gene encoding ethylene-responsive transcription factor ERF024-like; its protein translation is MTTTTYGGKNIIIGGSNNSRTAPNNKSYSGRHPVYRGIRRRKSSGKWVSEIREPKSPNRIWLGTFPTPEMAAIAYDVAAIALKGPEADLNFPNSAASFPVPATSSARDIQTAAARAAAAIGAAGDALLAAAAVHREVVINEKGKLENVEIQNFEFMDEDLIFDMPNVLVNMAEGMLLSPPRFYMHDDDDQTTITYQNLWNYT